The following are encoded together in the Candidatus Glassbacteria bacterium genome:
- a CDS encoding DUF3108 domain-containing protein, translating to MRKAALTLLAAALLLTAGSAFSTEADSVPRVPYSVGEKLEFSINWTVGNIGTAWMHVAGIDTFRSEQVFRIEAGANSNKTIDLFYPVRDRFTSLIDTDELYPHKFIKRQKEGRHEENREYVFLQDQLIRFDLVRGDTVDIVPQQQDQLSIFYYFRTLDLQVGQGLLLENFVDKQGNPLKVAVQRTEWVEVPAGRFFCFVVEPYIKSGGLFKHKGNLQIWITSDRHRIPVKVSSQLNFGKIVVLLERYKLGKGAG from the coding sequence ATGAGGAAAGCTGCACTTACATTGCTGGCGGCGGCGCTGCTGCTGACTGCCGGTTCAGCATTCAGCACTGAGGCGGATTCTGTCCCCAGGGTGCCCTATTCGGTGGGCGAGAAACTGGAGTTTTCGATCAACTGGACGGTGGGCAATATCGGCACCGCCTGGATGCACGTGGCCGGGATCGACACCTTCCGCTCCGAGCAGGTCTTCCGGATCGAGGCCGGGGCCAATTCCAACAAGACTATCGATCTGTTCTACCCCGTCCGCGACCGGTTCACATCGCTGATCGACACCGATGAGCTGTACCCGCACAAGTTTATCAAGCGCCAGAAAGAGGGCAGGCACGAGGAGAACCGCGAGTATGTCTTCCTCCAGGACCAGTTGATCCGCTTCGACCTGGTCAGGGGAGACACAGTTGATATCGTCCCCCAGCAGCAGGACCAGTTGTCGATATTCTACTACTTCCGCACTCTCGACCTTCAGGTGGGCCAGGGCCTGCTGCTGGAGAATTTTGTCGACAAGCAGGGCAACCCGCTCAAGGTGGCGGTCCAGCGCACCGAGTGGGTCGAGGTGCCGGCCGGACGGTTTTTCTGCTTCGTGGTCGAGCCGTATATCAAGAGCGGCGGCCTGTTCAAGCACAAGGGCAACCTGCAAATCTGGATCACCAGCGACAGGCACCGGATTCCGGTCAAGGTCAGCAGCCAACTCAATTTCGGCAAGATTGTCGTCCTGCTGGAAAGGTACAAGCTGGGTAAGGGCGCGGGCTGA
- a CDS encoding glycosyltransferase, giving the protein MKPQIFFYIPVRNEEETAGVLLYRLMQSMREVDMEYEVHLTLDGCSDDSAQVVEPYLKKMPLLVTHHQSRRGYSKCLKDAIRKISGTSQNPKRDYFVVLDADFSFDPAELKEMAPGIERNVVLYVPDRINAPGNRLGVAKRIANRLAAGILRRRGARFPANIDLLSTVRACRVQHLRRNMPRMDAFSMLPAATPPAVSGAMLYLALQDNSRKTEILEIREQKMSRRPSRFSLLGVLKRLMFGPAVKKVIEHFERGGREGGRDRSRDYRRSRRGSGEPGRQEETRTGSRRSRGGRSRRRGRRSGGGGKSQGGEDSALSDRDRPSSGGGQGDRKAGGGAAGKAQSGDSGPGSGGRSGGRRSRRRRRRPNKRTQGSSNSSPDQGSKSSE; this is encoded by the coding sequence GTGAAACCACAGATCTTTTTCTATATCCCGGTGCGTAACGAAGAGGAAACCGCCGGTGTACTGCTTTACCGCCTGATGCAGTCCATGCGCGAGGTGGACATGGAGTACGAGGTCCACCTGACACTCGATGGCTGCAGTGACGATTCAGCCCAGGTAGTCGAACCATATCTGAAAAAAATGCCGCTTCTGGTGACGCATCACCAGAGCCGCAGGGGTTACAGTAAGTGCCTCAAAGATGCGATCCGCAAAATCAGCGGTACCAGCCAGAATCCCAAGCGCGATTATTTCGTGGTCCTTGACGCCGATTTCTCGTTCGACCCGGCCGAACTCAAGGAGATGGCTCCCGGGATCGAGCGCAACGTGGTGCTCTATGTCCCGGACCGGATCAACGCACCCGGCAACAGGCTCGGAGTGGCCAAAAGGATCGCCAACCGGCTGGCGGCCGGAATTCTGCGCAGGCGCGGTGCCAGATTCCCCGCTAATATCGACCTGCTGTCCACGGTCAGGGCCTGCCGCGTCCAGCATCTGCGGCGCAACATGCCGCGGATGGACGCTTTCAGCATGCTGCCCGCCGCTACTCCCCCGGCCGTCTCCGGCGCGATGCTGTATCTGGCCCTGCAGGATAACTCGAGAAAGACCGAGATCCTGGAAATCAGGGAGCAGAAAATGAGCCGCCGACCCAGCCGGTTCTCCCTGCTTGGCGTCCTGAAAAGGCTGATGTTCGGCCCTGCGGTGAAGAAAGTTATCGAGCACTTCGAGCGCGGAGGGCGAGAGGGCGGAAGAGACCGCTCCCGCGACTATCGCAGGAGCAGGCGCGGCTCAGGCGAGCCGGGCCGGCAGGAAGAGACCCGTACCGGCTCACGACGGTCCCGTGGCGGACGGTCCCGCCGGAGAGGCCGGCGTTCCGGTGGCGGAGGAAAAAGTCAGGGCGGAGAAGATTCCGCCCTGAGCGATCGGGACAGACCTTCCTCTGGCGGCGGCCAGGGAGACCGGAAAGCCGGTGGCGGGGCCGCGGGCAAGGCGCAATCCGGCGACAGCGGACCCGGCAGCGGAGGACGTTCGGGCGGCAGGCGCTCGCGCCGGCGGAGACGACGTCCGAATAAACGGACTCAGGGCTCGTCTAACTCCTCACCGGATCAGGGATCGAAAAGCTCTGAATGA
- a CDS encoding ATP-binding cassette domain-containing protein, whose protein sequence is MKEYFRLLGYLKPYWLLLSCAVASVLGFAALDGATMSLAIPLLNVLFGRSEDAPSTNSLPESSGLLGGVEQWLDRIQSLILSGGPAQALQRIVVLIVVLFMLKAAFDYLQRYLSRSLEQLAVRDIRNQMFDRLSELSLSFFQRNKTGQLISCMSHDVNNVRAVLTDSFSKILQSSGLLLVYISMLLWLSWKLTVMAVVLIPLMALLVGWVARKLRRKNRWLQNAMGEITAVFQEAISGIRVVKAFGMEKFERGKFHGLTSGYYHQYMRTNRYASLSSPLTESLMSLAGGVFLLYGGRQVLDGSMNAEHFFLFLVVALRLMSPVKALSNFNDILQQGLSSCERIFRIVDSRPDVTDAPDALPKQSFDSLIRYENVSFSYLPDTPVLKDIELEIRRGEVVAVVGPSGGGKSTLMDLLPRFYDVGGGRVTLDGEDIRRYRIADLRSLVGIVTQETILFNDTVRSNIAYGLEDTPLERIVEAATAANAHEFIQEMDDGYETVIGERGTRLSGGQRQRIAIARAILKNPDILIFDEATSSLDTESEHLVQQAIERLMQNRTSLVIAHRLSTIQHCDRIIVMDRGRIVQSGSHDELMASDGLYGRLYKLQFQTAK, encoded by the coding sequence ATGAAAGAGTATTTCCGCCTGCTCGGATATCTCAAGCCTTACTGGCTCCTTCTGAGTTGCGCCGTGGCCAGCGTGCTGGGCTTCGCCGCGCTCGACGGGGCCACCATGTCGCTGGCGATCCCGCTGCTTAACGTCCTGTTCGGCAGGAGCGAGGACGCCCCGTCAACAAACTCCCTGCCCGAGAGTTCGGGGTTGCTGGGCGGCGTGGAACAGTGGCTTGACCGGATACAGTCGCTGATCCTCTCCGGCGGTCCGGCCCAGGCCCTGCAGCGGATCGTGGTGCTGATCGTGGTGCTGTTCATGCTCAAGGCCGCGTTCGATTACCTCCAGCGTTATCTGAGCCGCAGCCTGGAGCAGCTGGCGGTCCGTGATATCCGCAACCAGATGTTCGACCGGCTCAGCGAGTTGTCCCTATCGTTCTTCCAGCGCAACAAGACCGGCCAGTTGATCAGCTGCATGAGCCACGACGTCAACAATGTCCGCGCCGTGCTGACCGACAGTTTCTCCAAAATCTTGCAGTCCTCGGGACTACTGCTGGTCTATATCAGTATGCTGTTGTGGCTGAGCTGGAAGCTGACCGTGATGGCCGTAGTGCTGATCCCGCTGATGGCGCTGCTGGTGGGCTGGGTGGCCAGGAAACTGCGCCGCAAGAACCGCTGGCTGCAGAACGCGATGGGTGAAATCACGGCGGTGTTCCAGGAAGCGATCAGCGGAATCAGGGTGGTCAAGGCGTTCGGGATGGAAAAATTCGAGCGCGGCAAGTTCCACGGCCTCACGAGCGGCTACTATCACCAGTACATGCGGACCAACCGCTACGCATCGCTGAGCAGCCCGCTGACAGAATCCCTGATGTCGCTGGCCGGGGGAGTGTTCCTGCTCTACGGCGGCCGTCAGGTACTGGACGGCTCGATGAACGCGGAGCATTTCTTCCTCTTCCTGGTGGTGGCCCTGCGCCTGATGTCGCCGGTGAAGGCGCTGAGCAACTTCAACGACATCCTCCAGCAGGGATTGTCTTCCTGCGAACGGATTTTCCGGATTGTCGACAGCCGGCCGGATGTCACCGACGCCCCGGATGCCCTGCCTAAACAGTCGTTCGACAGCTTGATCCGCTACGAGAACGTTTCGTTCAGCTATCTGCCGGATACGCCCGTGCTGAAGGATATCGAGCTTGAAATCCGCCGCGGCGAGGTGGTGGCGGTCGTGGGACCCAGCGGCGGCGGCAAATCGACCCTGATGGACCTCCTGCCGCGCTTCTACGACGTCGGCGGCGGCAGGGTCACGCTCGATGGGGAAGATATCCGCCGCTACCGGATCGCCGACCTTCGCTCGCTGGTGGGGATTGTCACCCAGGAGACAATCCTGTTCAACGACACGGTGCGCAGCAATATCGCCTACGGCCTGGAAGACACGCCGCTGGAGAGGATTGTCGAGGCGGCAACAGCGGCAAACGCCCACGAGTTCATTCAGGAGATGGACGACGGCTACGAAACTGTGATCGGCGAGCGCGGCACCCGGCTTTCGGGAGGCCAGCGCCAGCGGATTGCAATCGCCCGGGCTATCCTGAAAAACCCGGACATCCTGATATTCGACGAGGCCACCAGCTCACTGGACACAGAGAGCGAACACCTGGTCCAGCAGGCGATCGAGCGGCTGATGCAAAACCGCACCAGCCTGGTGATCGCCCACCGGCTCAGCACGATCCAGCACTGCGACCGGATTATCGTGATGGACCGGGGACGGATAGTTCAGTCCGGCTCCCACGACGAACTGATGGCTTCCGACGGCCTGTACGGCCGTCTGTACAAACTTCAATTCCAAACCGCAAAGTGA
- a CDS encoding glycosyltransferase family 39 protein, with the protein MPFGGGVSSLLVRGRYLALLLLCAALYVPNLGGYLLFDVDEPRYAETARVMVETGEWVVPYFNGEYRFEKPVLTYWLIGASYKLFGVGEFGARLPSALAAAGTVLLTCLAAGRLFSSGTGLAAGAILAVCLQFVGLGRMALTDMHLAFFITATLATFVIGIGHPERNRRRLWLLGTWFASALAVLTKGPVGLVLPGAVALAYIALSGDIITKLRNVPWLTGFALFCLTTLPWYAAVTLRSDFEFFRTFIIRHNLQRFAGEVAAGGQHVEPFYYYVPVVLLGVLPWTFFLAQAVIVPMRETAVSLVRSRRVSDPRLFPLLWALGVIGFFSIARAKLPTYVTPAYPALAILLAVYLAGLRERARREGALGGSLWIPAALTFGLVAAIGGFLLFGPKDLAPFPLGGLPAWCAAALVAGPLTALILLKKHRLHSALGAAVTGQAAFSLVLALGVLPLVSEHRQKPQKQLVERACDWLGNSGSLAAYRYRKTAIPFYARRTVAYYELQDLQAGALSGLGRPAAVITRTRHLRELLEGTGGSLTAGVEGDLALVLLLR; encoded by the coding sequence ATGCCGTTCGGCGGCGGTGTTTCCAGCCTGCTTGTCCGCGGGCGCTACCTGGCGCTGCTACTTTTGTGCGCCGCTCTTTACGTTCCGAACCTGGGCGGATACCTGCTGTTCGACGTGGATGAGCCGCGGTATGCCGAGACAGCGCGGGTGATGGTCGAAACCGGCGAATGGGTGGTGCCGTATTTCAACGGCGAGTACCGGTTCGAGAAGCCCGTGCTGACCTACTGGCTGATCGGAGCGTCGTATAAGCTGTTCGGCGTGGGCGAGTTCGGCGCGCGCCTGCCTTCGGCGCTGGCCGCCGCCGGTACGGTGCTGCTGACATGCCTGGCCGCCGGGCGGCTGTTCAGCTCCGGTACGGGTCTGGCGGCCGGGGCGATCCTGGCGGTATGCCTGCAGTTCGTGGGTCTGGGCCGGATGGCGCTGACCGACATGCACCTGGCCTTCTTCATCACCGCCACCCTCGCGACGTTCGTGATCGGGATCGGGCACCCGGAAAGAAACCGGCGGAGATTATGGCTGCTCGGAACCTGGTTTGCCAGCGCCCTGGCCGTGCTGACCAAAGGACCGGTCGGCCTGGTCCTGCCCGGTGCAGTCGCGCTGGCGTATATCGCACTCAGCGGGGATATCATAACTAAACTGCGTAACGTGCCGTGGCTCACGGGCTTCGCGCTGTTCTGCCTGACAACCCTGCCGTGGTACGCAGCTGTGACCCTGCGCAGCGATTTCGAGTTTTTCCGCACGTTTATCATCAGGCACAACCTCCAGCGCTTCGCCGGCGAGGTGGCCGCCGGCGGCCAGCACGTGGAGCCTTTCTATTATTACGTCCCCGTAGTCTTGCTCGGCGTGCTGCCCTGGACTTTTTTCCTGGCGCAGGCGGTAATCGTTCCCATGCGGGAAACAGCAGTCAGCCTGGTACGCTCGCGCCGGGTCAGCGATCCACGGCTGTTCCCGTTACTGTGGGCGCTGGGGGTTATCGGATTTTTCAGTATCGCCCGGGCCAAACTGCCTACCTATGTCACTCCGGCCTACCCCGCGCTGGCGATCCTGCTGGCGGTTTACCTGGCTGGGCTGCGTGAGCGGGCCAGGCGCGAGGGCGCTCTGGGCGGATCGCTGTGGATTCCCGCCGCCCTGACTTTCGGTCTGGTTGCCGCAATCGGAGGGTTCCTGCTGTTCGGGCCGAAAGACCTGGCGCCGTTTCCGCTGGGCGGCCTGCCGGCGTGGTGCGCAGCGGCGCTTGTCGCCGGCCCGTTGACCGCACTGATCCTGTTAAAGAAACATCGGTTACACTCGGCACTTGGCGCCGCCGTGACCGGCCAGGCGGCTTTCTCGCTCGTACTGGCTCTGGGAGTGCTTCCGCTGGTGAGCGAACACCGTCAGAAACCGCAGAAACAACTGGTGGAGCGCGCCTGTGACTGGCTGGGTAACAGCGGTAGCCTGGCCGCATACCGTTACCGCAAGACCGCAATCCCGTTTTACGCCCGCCGCACGGTGGCATACTACGAACTCCAGGACCTGCAAGCCGGCGCCCTGAGCGGACTGGGCAGGCCGGCGGCCGTAATCACCCGCACCAGGCACCTCCGGGAACTGCTGGAGGGTACCGGCGGGTCGCTGACCGCCGGTGTCGAGGGAGACCTCGCGCTGGTTCTGCTGCTGCGCTGA
- a CDS encoding sodium:solute symporter family protein has translation MHWLDFTVIGVYMLGVAGIGVWTSRMIRGTDDYFLGGRSFGKVFAIFLQFGTGTSSDMPVSVSRESFRNGMSGIWAVLLWLFITPFYWIIGPWYRRLRMVTIGDFFAERFQSKALGAAYAAFSVFYFMYYIAIGLTAVGKTVEVMTPIPESSYSAEQLACVEAYRNYAVLEREFEEGRELGEGQLEELELLREQNQAGAIQSQFSYLDSHTVVPAIAVVILVYAILGGLKAAVITDFIQGVLIIVLSFIIIPFGLREVGWFSGLHQRVPEHMFNLLGSQQTSDYSLLFIVSIVLINLVGIVVQPHMIQVCGSARDETAARVGLTYGNYLKRLCTVGWALVGVIGFALYAHEVSDPDMIWGYTTLKLLPVGIVGLMIAAMLAAIMSSADAFMVSGSALFTMNLYRPLRPASSDSHLVWVGRITTAFIIIGGVVLSQRLHSVIELLKYIWTLPVIFGAVFWLSFLWRRVTLPAAWCSVVFTLLFSFVLPVVLPLSDRVATRESLLEGTAPQQVEVLVGADSSDVAAGLADKIGELINKQGPVPSTPIFFRQLRTGRDGGMRGEGKFRTGVWLLTVLGADFRNATRATLEAATFLMDAVLPFIVLFVVSLLTAPVEPKALQRFYSRVHTPVHADPELDRRELDASYADPERHAGRILFPGTNWMMLRPDRADILGFVAATVVAGAIVGLVFLVAGITWP, from the coding sequence ATGCACTGGCTTGATTTCACCGTAATCGGCGTTTACATGCTCGGCGTGGCCGGGATCGGCGTCTGGACCTCGCGGATGATCCGCGGCACGGACGATTATTTCCTCGGCGGCCGCAGTTTCGGTAAGGTGTTCGCCATCTTCCTGCAGTTCGGCACCGGCACCAGCAGCGACATGCCCGTCTCGGTCAGCCGCGAATCGTTCCGCAACGGGATGAGCGGAATCTGGGCGGTGCTGCTCTGGCTGTTCATCACCCCGTTCTACTGGATTATCGGGCCCTGGTACCGCCGGCTGCGGATGGTTACTATCGGGGATTTTTTCGCCGAACGTTTCCAGAGCAAGGCCCTGGGTGCGGCCTACGCCGCGTTCAGCGTGTTCTATTTCATGTACTATATCGCAATCGGCCTGACAGCGGTGGGCAAGACTGTCGAGGTGATGACCCCGATCCCCGAAAGCTCGTATAGCGCCGAACAGCTTGCCTGCGTTGAGGCCTACCGCAACTATGCCGTGCTCGAACGGGAGTTCGAGGAGGGACGGGAGCTGGGCGAGGGGCAGCTTGAAGAGCTTGAGCTGCTGCGAGAGCAAAACCAGGCCGGAGCGATCCAGAGCCAGTTTTCATATCTGGACAGCCATACGGTGGTGCCGGCTATCGCGGTGGTGATCCTGGTCTACGCCATCCTGGGGGGACTCAAGGCGGCGGTGATAACCGACTTTATCCAGGGCGTGCTGATTATCGTCCTGTCGTTTATCATCATCCCGTTCGGCCTGCGCGAGGTCGGCTGGTTCAGCGGCCTGCACCAGCGCGTACCGGAACACATGTTCAACCTGCTGGGCAGTCAGCAGACCAGTGATTACAGCCTGCTGTTCATCGTTTCCATCGTCCTGATCAACCTGGTGGGGATCGTGGTCCAGCCGCACATGATCCAGGTCTGCGGCTCGGCGCGCGATGAGACCGCGGCCAGGGTGGGACTGACCTACGGCAACTACCTCAAGCGCCTCTGCACGGTGGGCTGGGCGCTGGTGGGCGTGATCGGGTTTGCCCTCTACGCCCACGAGGTCTCGGACCCCGACATGATCTGGGGCTACACTACGCTTAAACTGCTGCCGGTGGGTATCGTGGGGCTGATGATCGCGGCGATGCTGGCGGCGATCATGAGCAGCGCCGATGCGTTCATGGTCAGCGGCTCGGCGCTGTTCACGATGAACCTCTACCGGCCCCTGCGTCCGGCCAGCAGCGACAGCCACCTGGTCTGGGTCGGCAGGATCACCACCGCCTTTATCATCATCGGCGGCGTTGTGCTCTCCCAGCGGCTGCACAGCGTGATCGAACTGCTTAAGTATATCTGGACCCTGCCCGTGATTTTCGGGGCGGTGTTCTGGCTCAGTTTTCTCTGGCGCAGGGTTACGCTGCCAGCCGCCTGGTGCTCGGTCGTCTTTACGCTGCTGTTTTCGTTCGTTCTGCCGGTGGTGCTGCCGCTGTCGGACAGAGTGGCCACGCGGGAATCGCTGCTGGAGGGAACCGCGCCTCAGCAGGTGGAGGTGCTCGTTGGGGCTGACAGTTCCGATGTGGCCGCCGGGCTGGCGGATAAAATCGGTGAATTGATCAACAAGCAGGGCCCGGTGCCGTCCACACCGATTTTCTTCCGGCAATTGCGGACAGGGCGGGATGGCGGCATGCGGGGCGAGGGGAAATTCCGCACCGGCGTCTGGCTGCTTACCGTGCTGGGGGCCGATTTCCGCAACGCAACCCGGGCCACGCTGGAGGCGGCTACATTTCTGATGGACGCTGTCCTGCCGTTTATCGTCCTGTTCGTGGTCAGCCTGCTCACCGCCCCGGTTGAGCCGAAAGCCCTGCAGCGTTTCTACTCCAGGGTGCACACGCCGGTCCATGCCGATCCCGAACTGGACCGTCGCGAACTGGACGCCTCCTACGCCGACCCGGAGCGCCACGCCGGCCGGATCTTGTTTCCCGGCACGAACTGGATGATGTTGCGGCCGGACAGAGCCGATATCCTCGGATTCGTTGCGGCGACAGTCGTGGCGGGGGCGATAGTGGGTCTGGTGTTCCTGGTTGCGGGTATAACGTGGCCGTAA
- a CDS encoding Gfo/Idh/MocA family oxidoreductase: protein MMDQLRVGVVGAGYISTTYHCPSLVKLKSSFESLELAAVCDTDEKRAADAAGEFGFAAHYTDYGAMLAAESLDAALVLVPPAVMQEVAAEFIRRKLPVLLEKPPAGSGQGVRELIAERRKAGKPAVVALNRRFMPLARQAREIVDRMAARDRPANACTARMLRHKRTEQEFALGTGVHSIDLLRYLLGDVASVSTNKWQADGNEAPSYLVDFEFRNGARANLAILPESGLEAERYTVHGPGWCLMLDAPLEWTIDYPGRLSLYEGRERHSVQDNAVWPPVFRDNLRITGFLGENEHFLNCVLGKEIPSPALEDCLQSIEIGECVQSGGKAEFN from the coding sequence ATGATGGATCAGCTCAGAGTCGGCGTAGTGGGCGCAGGATACATCAGCACAACCTATCACTGCCCGTCACTGGTGAAACTCAAGAGCAGCTTCGAGAGCCTCGAACTGGCGGCTGTCTGTGATACGGACGAAAAGCGGGCTGCCGATGCCGCCGGAGAGTTCGGCTTCGCCGCGCATTATACGGATTACGGCGCGATGCTGGCCGCCGAGAGCCTGGACGCCGCCCTGGTGCTTGTGCCGCCGGCCGTGATGCAGGAGGTGGCTGCGGAGTTTATCCGCCGCAAGCTGCCCGTGCTGCTGGAGAAACCGCCCGCCGGGAGCGGACAGGGGGTCCGGGAACTGATAGCCGAGCGCAGGAAAGCAGGCAAACCGGCGGTGGTGGCGCTCAACAGGCGGTTCATGCCCCTGGCCCGTCAGGCCCGGGAGATTGTCGACCGGATGGCCGCCCGGGACCGACCGGCAAACGCCTGCACTGCCCGGATGCTCCGTCACAAGCGTACGGAGCAGGAATTCGCCCTGGGTACGGGCGTTCACTCAATCGACCTGCTGCGCTACCTGCTGGGCGACGTGGCCTCGGTCAGCACGAACAAGTGGCAGGCCGACGGCAACGAGGCCCCGAGCTACCTGGTGGATTTCGAGTTCCGCAACGGCGCGCGGGCGAACCTGGCCATTCTGCCCGAGAGCGGGCTGGAAGCGGAGCGCTATACTGTCCACGGGCCGGGGTGGTGCCTGATGCTGGATGCGCCGCTGGAATGGACTATCGACTACCCGGGCAGGCTCAGTCTCTACGAGGGACGGGAGCGGCATTCGGTGCAGGACAACGCTGTCTGGCCACCGGTGTTCAGGGACAACCTGCGGATCACCGGTTTCCTGGGCGAGAACGAGCACTTCCTCAACTGCGTGCTGGGCAAAGAAATACCCTCGCCCGCACTGGAGGACTGCCTCCAGTCGATCGAGATCGGCGAGTGCGTGCAGAGCGGGGGGAAAGCGGAGTTTAACTAA
- a CDS encoding response regulator, producing the protein MSRRNRYRKSGGNERRQDASRQDQRKKSGGGQGGQKEQKSRHGGGQGGQKEQQSRHGGGQAGQKEQQSRHGGGKKDRGRGGSSLKANMVILVDLDHDYVEMESKAVVNYVSGYNPMGFTDAGRAINYLSNPRNRGRIGLVMLNVDLTDQQDGEGVTELIDMLAADKNALLAVVSETNSVEKMEQALAVRANGLLTKPFTIERFVRFVKGILRTGESLTWQCEACGKGVIAEQIDMLKMKPIKCSDRECGSSDLRQIKFPPESGSTG; encoded by the coding sequence ATGAGCAGACGAAACAGGTACAGGAAGAGCGGCGGTAACGAACGCCGTCAGGACGCATCCCGGCAGGACCAGCGGAAGAAAAGCGGCGGCGGCCAGGGTGGGCAGAAGGAGCAGAAGTCCCGTCACGGCGGCGGCCAGGGTGGGCAGAAGGAGCAGCAGTCCCGTCACGGCGGCGGCCAGGCTGGGCAGAAGGAGCAGCAGTCCCGTCACGGCGGCGGCAAAAAGGACCGCGGACGCGGCGGGAGCAGCCTCAAGGCCAACATGGTGATCCTGGTGGATCTCGACCACGATTACGTGGAAATGGAGTCCAAGGCCGTGGTCAACTATGTCTCCGGCTACAACCCGATGGGCTTCACCGATGCCGGCCGGGCGATAAACTACCTGAGCAATCCCCGCAACCGGGGACGGATCGGGCTGGTGATGCTGAACGTTGACCTGACAGATCAGCAGGATGGCGAGGGTGTTACGGAATTGATCGACATGCTGGCAGCCGATAAAAATGCGCTGCTGGCCGTGGTCAGCGAAACCAACAGCGTCGAAAAAATGGAACAGGCGCTGGCTGTCAGGGCCAACGGCCTGCTGACCAAGCCGTTCACCATCGAGCGATTCGTCCGCTTTGTCAAGGGTATCCTGCGTACGGGCGAGAGTTTAACCTGGCAGTGCGAGGCCTGCGGGAAAGGTGTGATCGCCGAGCAGATCGACATGCTGAAAATGAAGCCGATCAAGTGCTCCGACCGCGAGTGCGGCTCCAGCGACCTGCGCCAGATCAAGTTCCCGCCCGAATCCGGTTCCACGGGCTAG